The Actinomycetes bacterium genome contains the following window.
CCCGGCGATCGGGTTGCGCGCGGTGGCGGCGCTGCGCCGGCTCAGTGACCGGATGGAGTCCATCCAGGTCGCCAACGCCCGACGGCTTGGCTGGAGCTGGGCTGAGATCGCCGCCGAGCTCGGGGTGTCTCGGCAGGCGGTGCACCAGAAGCACGGGAAGGACTAGCTCATGTTCGAGCGATTCACCCAGGCCGCCCGGGCGACCGTCGCCGAGGCGATGGCCCAGGCGAAGGAGCTGGGTTCCAGCCAGATCCGACCCGAGCACTTTCTGCTGGCCATGCTCGGACCGCAGGGGTACCTCACCGGGCTGGGCTACTCCTACGCCGAGGCGCGAGCCCTGGTCGAGGCCGCCGGGGGAGCGGATGAGCGTGACGACACCGAGGCGTTGCGGGCGATCGGCATCGACTTGGGCGCTGTCAAGCAGGCCGTCGCCGCCAATTTCGGGCCGGACGCCTGGACGGCCGCGTCGACGAGTCGTAGTCGTCGCCGGTTCGGCACACGCAGTCACCTCCCCCTTGACCCTGCGGCGCGGAAGGCATTGGAGCTGTCGGTGCGCGAAGCGGTCGCCTTGGATCAGCGCAGCCTCGAAGTCGAGCACCTCGTCCTGGGGATCACCCGCGACCCCACCCCGCTCGTTCGGGCCATCGTGGAGCCGCGCATGTCGGTGGAGGCCCTGCGTCACGCGTGTCGGGAGTCCCTGAAGGCCACCGCCTGACGAAAGCAGCTGTGTCCGTTGGTCGCCGTGGGCCGGTCACGGTGTTGCCAGATCCGTTGCGAGTGAACTCCGTCAAACCGAGCGCCGCCCGGGGTCCGGGCCAGGAGAAGGGCGAGCCCCGTCGCCTGGGGGGCACTGCAGGGCTCGCGAGGCAGACGCTCGTGCCCGCCCGCAAGGGTCAGAAACCGGTGAGCCCAGGTTGACGACCGACGTTGCCAGTTTGGTTGCCAGTTTGGCTGCCAGAAAGGTTCCAGAGCCGGATCGCAGCCGGAGCTCCGCGATCAGCGAGGCGGTCGCCTACCTGAGGACCGTGCCGATGCCGGCGCCAAGGCCTGTCCGTGTGGCGTGCCCCGGGCGAGGGCCCGTCAGCCCAGCACGAGCTCGGCGATGCGTTCGACGGGGAAGCCGGGGGATCGGTGGTGGTCGCGTCCGTGCATGGTGCGGCTGGCGGCGAGCACGTTGAG
Protein-coding sequences here:
- a CDS encoding helix-turn-helix domain-containing protein, with amino-acid sequence MDDELGERLAASDPAIGLRAVAALRRLSDRMESIQVANARRLGWSWAEIAAELGVSRQAVHQKHGKD
- a CDS encoding Clp protease N-terminal domain-containing protein; translation: MFERFTQAARATVAEAMAQAKELGSSQIRPEHFLLAMLGPQGYLTGLGYSYAEARALVEAAGGADERDDTEALRAIGIDLGAVKQAVAANFGPDAWTAASTSRSRRRFGTRSHLPLDPAARKALELSVREAVALDQRSLEVEHLVLGITRDPTPLVRAIVEPRMSVEALRHACRESLKATA